TTATCCGCACCCTCTTTAGCCTGAATCAGGTGATCACAGTGTACAGTAGAAGGAACCGCTACCTTTGGACGCCCAGCTTGCATAAATTGCAATAATGCCATCTGTGCAGTTGCATCCTGCATAGCAACGCGATCTGGGGCAAAGTCAACGTAAGAAACGCCACGTTTGTAATCCTCAGTAGCATTGCCATCCCAAAGGTGGGCATACAAAATTTTCTCAGATAAAGTCAAAGGTTTGTTAACCACCTGACGAGCAGCAGAAATGCGCTCATCATATTGGCTATAGACCTTTTTAATCATATCTATATCAAAAGCCATATCTCTCTAATTTATGTTGTTTAATTAAGTTACTAAACCCTATCACTAATTATTTTGTTGGAATAGGCGCAAACTTCGTTAAGTTAATGCCTTCCACAGCAGCTTTATATTCTTCAATATTCGGAATCCGCCCCAAAATCGCTGAAAGAACAACAACCGGAGTTGATGCTAATAAAGACTCCCCTTTTTTACCATCTCTGTCTTCAACAACACGTCCTTGGAATAAACGGGTTGACGTAGCCATTACCGTGTCACCTTTAGCTGCTTTCTCCTGGTTACCCATACAAAGGTTACAACCAGGACGCTCCAAATACATAATATTCTCGTATTCAGTACGCGCAGTACTTTTTGGTAAAGCATCGCTAAATTCAAATCCAGAGTACTTTTGTAAGAATTCCCAATCGCCTTCCGCTTTTAGCTCATCAATGATATTGTATGTTGGCGCCGCAACGACCAGAGGCGCTTCAAACGTAACAACACCTTTTTGCTGTTCAATGTTTTTCAACATCTTCGATACGATCTTCAAATCGTCTTTGTGAACCATACAAGAACCGACGAAACCTAAGTCCACCTTTTTGTTTCCACCGTAGTAAGAAAGATCGCGAATTGTATCGTGTGTATAACGTTTCGAAACATCTGCATTATTCACATCCGGGTCGGCGATCATCGGTTCTTCGATAATATCCAGATCAATAACAACTTCAGCGTAATACTTCGCATTGGTGTCTGGAGTTAAAGCAGGCTTAGTACCAGATTTAATTTCCTCAATACGTTTGTTCGCTTTGTCAATTAAGCCCTGCAAAACATTGTTTTTGTTTTCCATGCCTTTATCGATCATAATCTGGATACGGTTTTTAGCGATTTCCAATGATTCGATCAGCGTATTATCCTGGGAAATACAAATAGAAGCTTTCGCCTTCATTTCTGCAGTCCAGTCTGTAAAAGTAAATGCCTGATCCGCTAAAAGCGTACCGATATGAACCTCTATAATCCGACCTTGGAACACATTTTCACCAGCAAATTGCTGCAACATCTGCGCCTGTGTCGCATGAACCACATCACGGAAATCCATGTGTTCTTTCATACTGCCTTTAAACGTAACTTTGACCGATTCAGGGATTGGCATAGAAGCCTCACCTGTCGCTAAAGCTAGCGCCACCGTACCGGAGTCAGCACCAAAAGCAACACCTTTAGACATACGGGTATGTGAATCACCTCCGATAATGATTGCCCACTCATCGATGGTAATATCATTTAATACCTTATGAATAACGTCTGTCATCGAATGGTACACCCCTTGAGGGTCGCGTGCAGTGATCAATCCAAAATCATTCATAAATTTCATCAATTTAGGAATATTGGCTTGTGCTTTTTTATCCCATACCGATGCAGTATGACAACCTGATTGATAAGCCCCATCTACTGTAGGCGAAATTACTGTAGCAGCCATTGCTTCTAACTCCTGCGCAGTCATCAAACCTGTCGTATCTTGCGAGCCAACGATATTCACCTTCACACGAACGTCAGAACCAGCATGTAATACCTTACCTGGCGTTACACCTACCGCATTTTTATTGAAGATTTTCTCCACTGCTGTTAGACCCTGGCCTTCGATTGTGATTTCTTTTGAAGGGGCAAATACTGCTGGCGCTTGAATACCTAAAGTTTCCGCTGCAAAAGTTTGGATCTTTTTACCAAAGACAATAGCATAAGAACCACCTGCTTTAATAAATTCCATTTTTTGAGGAGTCAAAGCTTTCGAAATATCGATTAGCTCCTGCTCGCCGTTATATAATTTTTTAGTCTTGGTATTAATTGTTAAGACAGTACCTGTAGCAACAGAATAAGCTTCTTCTAGAATTGGCTCGTTTTTCTCATTACGGATTACGTTACCATTTTCATCCACTTTCTTCACCCAGTTTTTAAGGTCTATACCGATACCTCCGGTCACGTCCACTGTTGTCAAGAAAATCGGTGAGATACCATTCGTACCACCAACAATTGGCGCAATGTTGACAAAAGGAACGTAAGGGCTCGCTTGTTTACCGGTCCATAGTGCAACGTTGTTTACACCCGACATACGAGATGACCCCACACCCATTGTTCCTTTTTCAGCAATTAACATAACGCTTTTACCAGGGTGTTGCGCCTGTAATTCAACGATTTGTTGCTGTGCTTCAGGTGTGATCATACATTTTCCATGTAATTCACGATCTGAACGCGAGTGTGCCTGGTTACCTGGCGACAATAAATCTGTCGAGATATCACCTTCACCAGCGATAAAAGTAACCACTTGAATTTCCTCAGCAACCTCAGGCAGTTTCGTGAAAAACTCTGCCTTTGCATAGCTTTCTAAAATATCTTTCGCTACCTCATTGCCTTGCTCAAAAGCTTCTTTCAAACGAGCGGTATCTGCGTCGTATAAGAAAACTTGTGTTTTAAGAACCTCAGCCGCCTGTTTTGCAATAGCTAGATCTGTACCCAAAGCCAGGTCCAATAAGACCTTGATTGAAGGACCACCCTTCATATGTGACAACAATTCAAAAGCAAAATCAGGTGTAATTTCAGCAACGACTGATTTACCCAAAATAATTTCCTTCAGAAATTGCGCTTTAACACCCGCTGCAGGCGTAGTGCCCGGCAACGTGTTGTAAATAAACAATCTTAAAGATTCAGCTCTATTTTCATTGTTTAAATCTTTAATCTGAGCAATTACCTCACTTAGTAATTCTGCTCCGTCAATAGGCTTAGGATGTAATCCTTGGCCTTCTCGTTCTACAACCTCTTGTACGTAATCGTTGTAAATACTCATAGATATCTATCTTTCTATTTTATGGGCAGCCTAAAAACACATTGTCTTTCTATGCTACCATGTCTGTAATATAATTAAGCTAATACGCCATCTATCGGGTCCCCCTAACAAATCACAAATTAACCCTTCCACTTCATGTTTTGAAGTTGATTCATTTGTCGTAAATCAACTTGTATGACTAATTACAAAAATAGTGAAAATCCAACTTTAAACGCATGCATTCCATTTATTTAAATCAATTTGGAATTGTTCTAAACAGAACTTATACAATCCCGCCATCTTTCTTTGCAATCCACTATTTTGCATTTATTTCTTTCAAAAAAAAAGGTGATTTATATTATCAAATCACCTTTTCCTTTTATATACTTTCTACAGTTATATCAATGTCTTTTAATGCTTTCACAGTTTCCAAAGGATCTGTCGCGTTGAAGACAAATGAACCTGCCACCAGCACATCTGCTCCCGCTTTCAATAATTGTGCTGCATTCGCAGTCGTTACTCCCCCATCGATTTCAATCAGCAGTCCATCATTCACGCCTTGTGCCATCGCCCTTAGTTCCTGCACCTTGGCATAGGTATTTGGAATAAATTTTTGACCACCGAATCCCGGATTAACAGACATGATACACACCAAGTCTAAATCTGCAAGAACATCTTTTAATAGAGCAACCGGTGTATGTGGATTCAATGCGACACCAGCTTTACATCCCAATTCTTTTATAGCAGCTATTGTACGATGCAAATGTGTACATGCTTCGTAGTGCACGGTAATGATCTCAGCCCCCGAATCTTTACATAC
The Sphingobacterium multivorum genome window above contains:
- a CDS encoding bifunctional aconitate hydratase 2/2-methylisocitrate dehydratase, yielding MSIYNDYVQEVVEREGQGLHPKPIDGAELLSEVIAQIKDLNNENRAESLRLFIYNTLPGTTPAAGVKAQFLKEIILGKSVVAEITPDFAFELLSHMKGGPSIKVLLDLALGTDLAIAKQAAEVLKTQVFLYDADTARLKEAFEQGNEVAKDILESYAKAEFFTKLPEVAEEIQVVTFIAGEGDISTDLLSPGNQAHSRSDRELHGKCMITPEAQQQIVELQAQHPGKSVMLIAEKGTMGVGSSRMSGVNNVALWTGKQASPYVPFVNIAPIVGGTNGISPIFLTTVDVTGGIGIDLKNWVKKVDENGNVIRNEKNEPILEEAYSVATGTVLTINTKTKKLYNGEQELIDISKALTPQKMEFIKAGGSYAIVFGKKIQTFAAETLGIQAPAVFAPSKEITIEGQGLTAVEKIFNKNAVGVTPGKVLHAGSDVRVKVNIVGSQDTTGLMTAQELEAMAATVISPTVDGAYQSGCHTASVWDKKAQANIPKLMKFMNDFGLITARDPQGVYHSMTDVIHKVLNDITIDEWAIIIGGDSHTRMSKGVAFGADSGTVALALATGEASMPIPESVKVTFKGSMKEHMDFRDVVHATQAQMLQQFAGENVFQGRIIEVHIGTLLADQAFTFTDWTAEMKAKASICISQDNTLIESLEIAKNRIQIMIDKGMENKNNVLQGLIDKANKRIEEIKSGTKPALTPDTNAKYYAEVVIDLDIIEEPMIADPDVNNADVSKRYTHDTIRDLSYYGGNKKVDLGFVGSCMVHKDDLKIVSKMLKNIEQQKGVVTFEAPLVVAAPTYNIIDELKAEGDWEFLQKYSGFEFSDALPKSTARTEYENIMYLERPGCNLCMGNQEKAAKGDTVMATSTRLFQGRVVEDRDGKKGESLLASTPVVVLSAILGRIPNIEEYKAAVEGINLTKFAPIPTK
- the rpe gene encoding ribulose-phosphate 3-epimerase produces the protein MSTKSHLIAPSVLAADFAKLYDDIIMVNNSEADWFHIDIMDGVFVPNISFGFPVMQAIAKHAAKPLDVHLMIVDPDRYLQVCKDSGAEIITVHYEACTHLHRTIAAIKELGCKAGVALNPHTPVALLKDVLADLDLVCIMSVNPGFGGQKFIPNTYAKVQELRAMAQGVNDGLLIEIDGGVTTANAAQLLKAGADVLVAGSFVFNATDPLETVKALKDIDITVESI